The Streptomyces sp. DH-12 genome has a window encoding:
- a CDS encoding polyprenol monophosphomannose synthase → MNDGGGTLAAGSQGRRFGPLGTALVIIPTYNEAENIKAIVGRVRKAAPEAHVLVADDNSPDGTGELADELAAGDDHVQVLHRKGKEGLGAAYLAGFRWGLEHGYGVLIEMDADGSHQPEELPRLLTALKGADLVLGSRWVPGGRVVNWPKSREFISRGGSLYSRMALDLPLRDITGGFRAFRRETLEGLGLEDVASQGYCFQVDLARRAVKAGYHVVEVPITFVERELGDSKMSRDILVEALWRVTAWGVGERVGKALGRDDDKPRQPRAGKAAPAAPVKETTPGAERSEP, encoded by the coding sequence GTGAACGACGGCGGCGGGACCCTCGCGGCAGGATCCCAGGGGCGGAGATTCGGCCCGCTCGGTACGGCCCTGGTGATCATCCCCACGTACAACGAGGCGGAGAACATCAAGGCGATCGTCGGACGCGTGCGCAAGGCCGCTCCCGAGGCGCACGTCCTCGTGGCCGACGACAACAGCCCCGACGGCACCGGCGAGCTCGCCGACGAACTGGCCGCCGGCGACGACCACGTCCAGGTGCTGCACCGCAAGGGCAAGGAGGGCCTCGGCGCCGCCTACCTCGCGGGCTTCCGCTGGGGCCTGGAGCACGGCTACGGCGTCCTGATCGAGATGGACGCCGACGGCTCCCACCAGCCCGAGGAACTGCCCCGGCTGCTCACCGCCCTCAAGGGCGCCGACCTGGTGCTCGGCTCGCGCTGGGTGCCCGGCGGCCGGGTGGTCAACTGGCCGAAGTCGCGGGAGTTCATCTCGCGCGGCGGCAGCCTCTACTCGCGCATGGCGCTCGACCTGCCGCTGCGCGACATCACCGGCGGGTTCCGCGCGTTCCGCCGCGAGACGCTGGAAGGCCTCGGCCTCGAGGACGTCGCCTCCCAGGGGTACTGCTTCCAGGTCGACCTCGCCCGGCGCGCGGTGAAGGCCGGCTACCACGTCGTCGAGGTGCCCATCACCTTCGTGGAGCGCGAACTCGGCGACTCCAAGATGAGCCGGGACATCCTCGTCGAGGCACTGTGGCGGGTCACCGCCTGGGGCGTGGGGGAGAGGGTCGGCAAGGCCCTCGGACGCGACGACGACAAGCCCCGCCAGCCCCGGGCCGGCAAGGCCGCCCCGGCCGCCCCGGTCAAGGAGACGACGCCGGGCGCCGAGCGCTCCGAGCCGTAG
- a CDS encoding PLP-dependent aminotransferase family protein, whose translation MVRWTSAVGAAQLARLLGSQQDRPAGPGSRRPPAYRALADGIRLLVLEGRVAVAARLPAERELALALSVSRTTVAAAYEALRGEGFLESRRGAGSWTAVPAGNPVPARGLEPLPPEALGSMIDLGCAALPAPEPWLTRAVQGALEELPPYAHTHGDYPAGLPALRAMIADRYTRRGIATMPEQVMVTTGAMGAIDAICHLFGGRGERIAVESPSYANILQLMREAGARLVPVAMAEGLAGWDLDRWRQVLREAAPRIAYVVADFHNPTGALADEDQRRRLVDAARSAGTVLVADETMSELWFDEDVEMPRPVCAFDPAGSTVITVGSASKAFWAGMRIGWVRAAPDVIRSLVAARAYADLGTPVLEQLAVNWLFGTGGWEEAVELRRAQARRNRDELVSAVRRELPGWEFEVPRGGLTLWVRTGGLSGSRLAEAGERVGVRVPSGPRFGVDGAFEGYVRLPFTVGGAVAEEAAVRLAAAARVVETGGTSGGELPRTFVA comes from the coding sequence ATGGTGCGGTGGACGTCCGCGGTGGGGGCCGCTCAGCTGGCCCGGCTGCTCGGTTCCCAGCAGGACCGCCCGGCGGGGCCCGGCAGTCGGCGTCCGCCCGCCTACCGCGCCCTCGCCGACGGCATCCGCCTGCTGGTGCTGGAAGGGCGCGTGGCGGTCGCCGCGCGGTTGCCCGCCGAGCGGGAACTCGCCCTCGCCCTGTCGGTGAGCCGCACCACCGTGGCCGCCGCCTACGAGGCGCTGCGCGGCGAGGGCTTCCTCGAGTCGCGGCGCGGCGCCGGAAGCTGGACCGCCGTCCCGGCCGGCAACCCGGTCCCGGCGCGCGGTCTGGAGCCGCTGCCGCCCGAGGCGCTCGGCTCCATGATCGACCTGGGCTGCGCCGCGCTGCCCGCCCCCGAGCCGTGGCTCACCCGCGCCGTCCAGGGAGCGCTGGAGGAGCTGCCGCCGTACGCGCACACCCACGGCGACTATCCGGCGGGGCTGCCCGCCCTGCGCGCGATGATCGCCGACCGCTACACCCGGCGGGGCATCGCCACCATGCCCGAGCAGGTCATGGTCACCACCGGCGCGATGGGCGCCATCGACGCCATCTGTCACCTCTTCGGCGGTCGCGGCGAGCGGATCGCCGTGGAGTCCCCCTCCTACGCCAACATCCTCCAGCTCATGCGCGAGGCCGGCGCGCGGCTCGTCCCCGTCGCCATGGCCGAGGGGCTGGCCGGCTGGGACCTGGACCGCTGGCGCCAGGTGCTGCGGGAGGCAGCCCCGCGCATCGCCTACGTCGTCGCCGACTTCCACAACCCGACCGGGGCGCTCGCCGACGAGGACCAGCGGCGCCGGCTGGTCGACGCGGCCCGCTCGGCGGGCACGGTGCTCGTCGCCGACGAGACGATGAGCGAGCTGTGGTTCGACGAGGACGTGGAGATGCCGCGTCCGGTGTGCGCGTTCGACCCCGCCGGGTCGACGGTCATCACGGTCGGCTCGGCGAGCAAGGCGTTCTGGGCCGGCATGCGCATCGGCTGGGTGCGCGCCGCCCCCGACGTGATCCGCAGCCTCGTCGCCGCCCGCGCCTACGCCGACCTCGGCACACCGGTGCTCGAACAGCTCGCCGTGAACTGGCTGTTCGGCACGGGCGGCTGGGAGGAGGCGGTCGAGCTGCGCCGCGCCCAGGCCCGGCGGAACCGTGACGAACTGGTGAGCGCGGTCCGGCGCGAGCTGCCCGGCTGGGAGTTCGAGGTCCCCCGCGGCGGCCTCACCCTGTGGGTCCGCACGGGCGGCCTTTCCGGCTCCCGCCTGGCCGAGGCGGGGGAGCGGGTGGGCGTGCGCGTCCCGTCCGGACCGCGCTTCGGGGTGGACGGCGCGTTCGAGGGCTATGTCCGGCTGCCGTTCACGGTGGGCGGCGCGGTCGCCGAGGAAGCGGCGGTCCGCCTGGCGGCGGCTGCCCGTGTCGTCGAGACGGGCGGGACGTCGGGCGGGGAGCTCCCGCGCA
- a CDS encoding RNA polymerase-binding protein RbpA, translated as MSERALRGTRLVVTSYETDRGIDLAPRQAVEYACEKGHRFEMPFSVEAEIPPEWECKVCGAQALLVDGDGPEEKKAKPARTHWDMLMERRTREELEEVLEERLAVLRSGAMNIAVHPRDSRKSA; from the coding sequence ATGAGTGAGCGAGCTCTTCGCGGCACGCGCCTCGTGGTGACCAGCTACGAGACGGACCGCGGCATCGACCTGGCCCCGCGCCAGGCCGTGGAGTACGCATGCGAGAAGGGGCACCGCTTCGAGATGCCCTTCTCGGTCGAGGCGGAGATCCCGCCGGAGTGGGAGTGCAAGGTCTGCGGTGCCCAGGCACTCCTGGTGGACGGTGACGGCCCGGAGGAGAAGAAGGCCAAGCCGGCGCGTACGCATTGGGACATGCTGATGGAGCGGCGCACCCGAGAGGAGCTCGAAGAGGTCCTCGAGGAGCGTCTCGCCGTTCTGCGGTCCGGTGCGATGAACATCGCGGTGCATCCGCGGGACAGCCGCAAGTCGGCCTGA
- a CDS encoding glycerophosphodiester phosphodiesterase — translation MTPRIRHPYLDHPGPLAFAHRGGAADGLENTVRQFRSAVEAGYRYIETDVHATRDGRLVAFHDATLDRVTDGAGRIADLPWAEVARARVAGQEPVPLFEELLETFPGVRWNVDVKAEPALRPLLDLIERTGAWDRICVGSFSETRVVRAQRLAGPRLATSLGTRGVLSLRLRSWGLPVPLRRSAVAAQVPEERSGVRVVDERFVRAAHARGLQVHVWTVNEPQRMHRLLDLGVDGIMTDHIGTLREVMEDRGTWV, via the coding sequence GTGACCCCGCGGATACGCCACCCGTACCTCGACCATCCCGGACCGCTCGCCTTCGCCCACCGGGGCGGGGCCGCGGACGGGCTGGAGAACACCGTCCGGCAGTTCCGGAGCGCCGTCGAGGCGGGCTACCGGTACATCGAGACCGATGTCCACGCCACGCGCGACGGCCGCCTCGTCGCCTTCCACGACGCCACCCTGGACCGGGTGACGGACGGAGCGGGCCGGATCGCCGACCTGCCCTGGGCGGAGGTGGCGCGGGCGCGGGTGGCCGGGCAGGAGCCGGTCCCCCTGTTCGAGGAGCTGCTGGAGACCTTCCCCGGCGTCCGCTGGAACGTGGACGTGAAGGCCGAACCGGCGTTGCGCCCCCTGTTGGACCTGATCGAGCGCACCGGGGCCTGGGACCGGATCTGCGTCGGGTCGTTCTCGGAGACGCGCGTGGTGCGCGCCCAGCGGCTGGCCGGGCCGCGTCTCGCCACGTCGTTGGGCACCCGGGGCGTGCTCAGCTTGCGGCTGCGCTCCTGGGGACTGCCGGTCCCGCTGCGCCGGTCGGCGGTCGCCGCCCAGGTGCCGGAGGAGCGGTCGGGTGTCCGCGTGGTCGACGAGCGTTTCGTGCGGGCGGCTCACGCGCGCGGCCTCCAGGTCCACGTGTGGACCGTGAACGAACCGCAACGCATGCACCGGCTCCTGGACCTCGGGGTGGATGGCATCATGACCGATCACATCGGCACACTGCGCGAGGTCATGGAGGACCGCGGCACCTGGGTCTGA
- a CDS encoding MFS transporter, with protein MDTDTVRSPAADDSAGRRREQRGWYFYDWACSVYSTSVVTVFLGPYLTSVAEAAADADGFVHPLGIPVRAGSFFAYAVSLSVIVAVLVMPLAGAAADRTGRKKPLLAAAAYTGAAATAGMFFLDGDRYLLGGLLLVVANAAQSVAMMLYNSYLPQIAPPEERDAVSSRGWAFGYAAGALVLVANLVLYTGHDSFGVSESMAVRICLASAGLWWGAFAVIPLRRLRDRRAPAREAALPGFRQLAATIRDMRRHPLTLAFLLAYLVYNDGIQTVISQASVYGSKELGLGQSTLIVAVLLVQVLAVAGALLLGMLARRYGAKRTVLGSLVAWTLTLAAGYFLPAGAPGWFFVLAAGIGLVLGGSQALSRSLFSHLVPPGKEAEYFSAYEISDRGLSWLGPLLFGLTYQLTGSYRDAIISLVGFFVLGFVLLARVPVRRAIADAGNPVPQRI; from the coding sequence GTGGACACCGACACCGTGCGGTCACCGGCGGCGGACGACAGCGCCGGGCGGCGGCGCGAGCAGCGCGGCTGGTACTTCTACGACTGGGCCTGCTCCGTCTACTCCACGAGCGTCGTCACCGTGTTCCTCGGCCCCTACCTGACCTCGGTCGCCGAGGCGGCGGCGGACGCGGACGGGTTCGTGCACCCGCTGGGCATACCCGTGCGGGCGGGCTCCTTCTTCGCGTACGCGGTGTCCCTGTCGGTGATCGTGGCGGTGCTGGTGATGCCGCTGGCGGGGGCCGCGGCCGACCGCACCGGACGCAAGAAGCCGCTGCTCGCGGCGGCCGCCTACACCGGTGCCGCGGCGACCGCCGGGATGTTCTTCCTCGACGGCGACCGGTATCTGCTGGGCGGTCTGCTGCTGGTGGTGGCGAACGCCGCGCAGTCGGTCGCGATGATGCTCTACAACTCCTACCTGCCGCAGATCGCGCCGCCGGAGGAACGGGACGCCGTCTCCTCGCGCGGCTGGGCCTTCGGCTACGCGGCCGGCGCGCTGGTGCTCGTGGCGAACCTCGTCCTCTACACGGGGCACGACAGCTTCGGGGTGTCCGAGAGCATGGCGGTGCGCATCTGCCTGGCATCGGCCGGGCTGTGGTGGGGCGCGTTCGCCGTGATCCCGCTGCGCCGGCTGCGGGACCGCCGCGCCCCCGCCCGGGAGGCGGCCCTGCCCGGATTCCGGCAGCTCGCAGCGACGATCCGCGACATGCGCCGGCACCCGCTGACCCTCGCCTTCCTGCTGGCGTACCTGGTCTACAACGACGGCATCCAGACGGTGATCTCCCAGGCCTCGGTGTACGGCTCGAAGGAGCTGGGACTCGGGCAGTCGACGCTGATCGTGGCCGTGCTGCTGGTCCAGGTGCTGGCGGTGGCGGGCGCGCTGCTGCTGGGCATGCTCGCCCGGCGGTACGGGGCGAAGCGCACCGTCCTCGGTTCGCTGGTCGCCTGGACGCTGACGCTGGCCGCCGGGTACTTCCTGCCGGCCGGCGCGCCCGGGTGGTTCTTCGTGCTGGCCGCCGGGATCGGTCTGGTCCTCGGCGGCAGCCAGGCCCTGTCGCGCTCCCTCTTCTCCCATCTGGTCCCGCCCGGCAAGGAGGCCGAGTACTTCTCGGCGTACGAGATCAGCGACCGGGGGCTGAGCTGGCTCGGGCCGCTGCTGTTCGGTCTGACGTACCAGCTCACGGGCAGCTACCGGGACGCGATCATCTCCCTGGTGGGCTTCTTCGTGCTGGGATTCGTCCTGCTCGCGCGGGTACCCGTACGGCGGGCGATCGCCGACGCGGGCAACCCGGTGCCCCAGCGGATTTAG
- the fxsA gene encoding FxsA family membrane protein, with the protein MTTGAQSPYSARPRRSRLRTLLPLSVAAWLVLEIWLLTLVAGASSGLVVFLILVAGIVLGSYVIKRAGRRAFKNLTEAVQQQQTGAPVSPDPRPDSEGNGLTMLGGLLIVLPGLISDALGLLLLVPPVQKAVSRYAERTFERKLREAAARSPLGDAFTQSRVHRPDGKVVQGEVIRDEPEGTPEGTPRPPLTK; encoded by the coding sequence ATGACGACTGGTGCTCAGAGCCCGTACTCCGCCCGGCCCCGGCGCTCCCGGCTGCGCACACTGCTGCCGTTGAGCGTCGCCGCATGGCTCGTGCTGGAGATCTGGCTGCTGACCCTGGTCGCCGGGGCGTCGAGCGGCCTGGTGGTCTTCCTGATCCTGGTGGCCGGCATCGTCCTGGGCTCGTACGTGATCAAGCGGGCGGGCCGCCGTGCCTTCAAGAACCTCACCGAGGCCGTGCAACAGCAGCAGACCGGCGCTCCCGTGTCCCCGGATCCCCGGCCCGACAGCGAGGGCAACGGGCTGACGATGCTGGGCGGCCTGCTGATCGTCCTCCCCGGCCTGATCTCCGACGCGCTGGGGCTGCTCCTGCTGGTGCCGCCGGTCCAGAAGGCCGTGAGCCGGTACGCGGAGCGCACCTTCGAGCGCAAGCTCCGCGAGGCCGCCGCGCGGAGTCCGCTGGGGGACGCCTTCACCCAGTCCCGTGTGCACCGCCCGGACGGCAAGGTGGTCCAGGGCGAGGTCATCCGGGACGAGCCCGAAGGCACCCCCGAGGGCACCCCGCGGCCCCCGCTGACGAAGTAA